Part of the Primulina huaijiensis isolate GDHJ02 chromosome 15, ASM1229523v2, whole genome shotgun sequence genome is shown below.
CTTACCCTGTTTATCCCAAAAATAATGTTCAGGGATTTCAGAATACAAATATGGTCTTGCTTTGGATGTAGTAGAACATAGATGAAAGAATTCACTCAACATAGTTTTTGACGTTTGTTCAAGATTCAAAACGTTTCTCAAGTTTTGATTTTTCCAAAACGTCACACAATGTTTGTTCGGTAAATGGAGTGGTAAATTAATCACAGCTGGTGACATTTCatttaaatcaaattcataAATCCGCCACATTGATTCCTGTGCCGAAACCCAACGTGCATCTTGGAATTCTTTGATTTCATCCACCAATGTCTGTGATTCATGAAACAAAAGATTCACACCTACTTTGTCATGACCCTTGTAAATGTACTTGTAAAGGTATTGACAGCAGTCATTCCAGAGCACACTTCAACATTTATGTGGCAATCGTATCTATAAAGCAAATAAGGATTATAATGTACAACCCACTGTGAACTTAATTCAGCATTTTGAACATTAATAGTTCGACTATCATCTCTCCTTTGATATATTGGATAACCATCTAAACCTTGAACATAATACTCAGAGAATTGTCGAGGATAATGACTTTTACATCGGCCACCAATCATACACGAATTATTTCTGTTTAAAGTACCACATGGTCCATGCATCATGTGTTTTATAACCAAACCAAACAAACGTGGGTGAGAATCCTTGTTCGGAATTTCAGCTGAAACGAAGCCATCGAACATATCAACACAATTAATCTTATAATCATTTTGCAGAATCACAAGCATGTGGACATGAGAAAGTCCTTGTTTTTGGAATTctactacatacacataagcTGCAACTGGTCCAAATATACGCTTTTTAATTATCTGATCCTTCAGATCTTGTAATTTGGCACGGAAGACTCTCGATGTCAAATCCGGACGGTCTTGAGGGAGTTGTCCTTCAAACAAATTATTCTTTATTTCACGCCAATCGGGTTACATGTCATAGTGATAAACAAATCTGGTTTACCAAAAGTCCTCACCAATGTAATGGCATCAAGATACCGCCGACGCATATCCCTTGGCCCACCAATAAATGATGCCAGAAGTACAATACGTTTGCCAACCTCGCTACCTCTAGCTTCTCCTCTCACAACACTATCAACAATACCTTGGTACAACTCAGATTGCATCTCCGCTTGATTCACCCGATAGTAATCAAGTCTTGTTGTTTCAAGTTTTATGTACATGTCAACAATAAATTGTTGCAACAATCTTCCACCATATAATAGAATCGATGAATCATTATCTCAAATTTGTAGCTTATAAGAATTTATTCACGACATGAGACCATTCTATTGTTGCTTCCACGAACACCTATTCCATAGAAAACATTACATATTAGAATATAATTCATTGTCATAACTGTAGAAGAATTGAAACAAATATCTTATAAATGATATGTTCAGTAGTATACTTACAACTTCTCTCTCGAGATAAAACATCATCGATTGATGAAAAATTGGTAGGAACCAGCACAGTTGCTATAGTAGAATCATCACGTGTACCAGGCTTAAATTTCGGAATATGTTGATGCCAACCATTTTCACCATTGGGGAAAAACAATGGATATTGCAGTGGGTCATAACATCcaaaataatgttttatttGATGACTCCTACCATCACAACTGCACACAATTATATCTCTGTCACAAGGAATATTTGGATTATTACCTTCTACCCAAATAGCAGCTACCTGGTCAACAGTCGGTGCATTATAACAACGTTGATCGACATGAGCATTTTTGCAAATATGCAATCTAAGGTCTTGAATACAAGGGTATTGATTTAATCTTCGTAACAATTCTACATAAGGTTTACTCTTCATGACATCCATTAGCATTATCATAGTGTTTTCATCAAGTGCAACATCACCGACAACATTCATCCTGTTATGCAATTCATTTTCGTTATCCCAAAAATAAAGTTGGAAGTATGTTTGTCCATCTTCGTTGGGAATAAGAGGAGGCaaagtatgaaatatttgtccCGAAACACGGAGCCTGTATATTCCACGGCTGGAAGTAGCAAGCTCCTTATCGAATTTAACCCCAAAAAACGTAAATGAGAAAATAATGTTATACAAGCGGATTGATAAGCACGAATTCCATAGCATTTTAGGGACTTTATTTTGTCGTATCCGTGCTTTTTTGGCGTTTTTAGTCCGAGTTTCGCGCTTAATTcatgttattattgttattcgCAGGTTTGAACAAAAGATAATGAAAGCCAACGAAAGGGAAAGAAAGTCAAGCTGCGCAATGCCACGTCAGAAACACCCGGAAAAATAAGAAATAGCACAAAAAGCGTATCCAGACCCCTACACGACCTCGTGTACGGGTCCGTATCATAGAGGCCCGAAGAAGAAAAATACAGTGCCTACATAGACCCCATTCCGGACCTGTACCCGGGGTCCATGTCAATTAGCCTCCGAGAATGGGATTTACAGAGCCTGCACGGACCCCATTCTGGACCCATACACGGGAGTCCGTGCCCATGATTACCCGGAGAGAATTTCGCaacagagtctacacggacccttacccAGATGCATACACGGGGTTCGTGTCCTTCATAACAACATCAGATTTGGCGAAGATTTTTAGGAGATTTTGGAGAAGATATTGAGGATAGCtcgaaaataacaaattttggggggctttttggaaagaaaatataaaagggAAAACTCGAAAGGAAATAGATTGAAGACAGCTACGACTCGGGAGAAAAGGTAGAAAAACCGCGCTTCACACGGAAGTTCCGCGCACCATCGCTGAGATTTTCTCCTCtcatattttcttattttcattcATGAATTTGAATATTAGATTTTCTTCTAGTTTTGAATTTATGAAGTAGTTTTTCTTGTGATCGGTACCACGATAGGGCCAAACTATTGATCTTGTTCATTCATTGGGTTATTTGATTTATGAATCaattttatgttattgattaatGTTTCCATAAAGTTCTTGCTTTTAATTTGGccaattatttgcatgtttgtTGTTCGATCTTAACTCGAAAGGGAATAGATTGAATTTagcttcaaaaatattaatcaacacatggttaaaccgactagaaatagtattcggtttcaATGTGCGATTTTAGGCGACAGCTGTGATTCCATCGCTGAATAATGcgttttggtttaattaaattcaattagaaataattggactgttaAATGAAAATAAGATTATAAATTCTACAAATAGATTTATGGTTAAATTAGGGAATTACATCGTGACATCAATAATATGTGGTTAAATAATTCCAGCGCGTGACAAGAAGCAAAGTTTGGTACCGTTGTGTTTCCGTTCATTTCGTTGAAATTGAAATTATACAATTCCTAAACTGTCCTACGAATTCGATCTTAATCATTAAGTTAGCttaattcaatttaatttaattagtttaaattATCCCTAAATGGCTTGTTATTGTTTGCCtagattaaattaaatagttCAATCCTAGTACTTAAATAATAGTCTTTGTGGGATCGATACTTGGACTTATcgtccaattactataactttACCTAGTCCGCTTGCTAGATTCATTCCCAACCTAAATAATCGGTCACGGATCTTTTGACGAGATGAAATAGCATTAGAAGATTCCTTATCCGTGAATAAGGACTTCAAATTAGTTGGGACCGCTGAACTAGACAAACGAATTTTACCATTGTCACAACAAAGAGATGGAGGCTCCGAATGAAACTTCTTCGCGGCACATAAGGGACACGAGAGAAGAGGCGGTAAAACATGCAACTGGTCAAAATCGCATTCGGAAACTAAATGCCAATACCAAAGGAAAGAGAAGAACGAAAATTAATATGTGGACAACCATAGAGTAAAGTAAATAATTCTCTTCAAATTTATGGAAAACCATCAGAAACTATAACAAATagtaacaataataattaaataaataaataaaacaaatagtATCTCACAATTAATGGTGTAAGCAACACGGAAAGAAGGAAGCAGAATTCAGCCCTCGTTCTGGAAAagacaattaaataatcaattatttgttataaaaaaaatttatatttatagtaGTATTTAAAAAATCTGAGTTACAATTTGTCTTGAAAAGTGAAAACAATTGATCTAATTTTCTTGCACAACAATAGACACATGTGTCCTACATACTATATATTGTAGTCCTCCAGTGCAAATTCCGCATAGTAAGTCAACCGTAAACGGCAGAATGGTAATAACTGGGAAATCAGTTATAACATTAAACAAGAAGAAATAGCAAACAGCAAACTAAAATGGCAAAGCAATTTCGAAGGAGCCAACACAAATGCCAACATTTAATGAAAGAGAAAAATAATGGGAATGTAACAATTTCACAAGGGGTAAAAAAGTAAATCAACAATGAAAATTCAGACTTTTATACAAAATAGTAGAACATTATACATCGAAGAGAATCCAATTTTACAAAAACTATCACTTGTCAtccgaaaatttaaagaaatatccACTCCAGAGTCGAGATTGTATTTCAAACATATATGCATAAACTTCAGAGCTGGAAACACAGTTGATTAAATGGATAAAACCTAAAAAATTTAGGACAGCACAGAAGTACTATATTTAACCAAACAAGTACGATGAAATAGAGAAAATCGACCGGACGATGTAACATAAGTTCGTCATTCTCAATAATCTGACAATTCTCAAGTTCCATTTGTCAGCGTCTTCGCATTGCTTCCAATTCCGATCCTGAATTTATGacaaaaaaactatatatatataactatgcattcatattttgtatttaaattaagataatTTTCAAAGACATACAAGTTTTTCCTTTTGCAACTGAAAGGAATCAAGCTCAACTATCAACATCTTCAAATGTTTGAATTTATCTGTTTTTTCagaatttctaaaaaataatagtaataaaatagaattagaatgatacaataatttttttctagcaacatataaaataaatatatcctTACTTTCCGTGCAAATGAGAAATATAACAAAGCCCTGCATCAGTTTTCAATTCAAATCCTTGAACTATCTCTTGAAAACAAGAACCTAGCAAATCATAAACCGTGGATGCAGGCACGTTGTGCTTTAGCACGTTTCTGCCCAATGATTCCCTCATTTCCATGTTTATTCTCTCTTCAAACTGTGTCAACACCATAGGAAACCTCTGGATCGGTAACTCCCGCATCAGTAGTTTAAACAAGGCAGAAATTTTTGCTAGAATGGCAAAGTCTCTAATATTTGCAAATGCTTTTTTCATTATCATTGCAATCATTCTTTTCCTCCTGTTTATAGCATTTTCTACCTTCCTAAGTTGATAGctgataagaaaaaaatattgcatCAAATTTATGTAATCTTTTCAAATCATTAACAACAACAACGATTCTACCTTAATCTCACATATCCATCGTCACTTTGGCTTCCGCTTCCGCTTCCACGTCTTAATTGATGCCTCACCTTATGATATAACACAAAATTTTAaagtcaaaaataaaataaaataaaataaaataaatgttcgACTTCTAAAGCTAGTTTCATTacgaaaaacaataaaaaaagacactgtcaaaaataaaattttcaacttcTGAAGAAGTTCTTGGACTTAGAATCAAACTCCACCACCAGTAAACTTGTTTCTGTTGATTCTTGTTGAAGGAAGTGTCTCGAAAGCTTGGGCCTTCTACAGTATAAGGAAAAAGGACGAGTTTCTCTTTCTGCAACGAGTTGGCAAACATGAGTCGGTATACTTGTGGAATACAAAGTCAATGGTTGATACTCGTTCGAAGTCTAGAAGGGAAGGGAATCTTGATAGGAAGCACCGGTGATATATATAAATACGTAGAGGACTCCTGTGGGATACACACACACTTCACGTCAAAAACACCTCAAGAGACATATCAGAAGATGCAAGGGGCAACCGTGAAACTCAAAGATAAGGGAATTAGGCTTGATTGTGAATCTTTCTTTTATTCTTGTTGATTATTGCTTGTATTGGATTCTAAGGAATAAAAGAGTTGATTATTGCTCTAGCTGCACATAAGAATTGAACCATTTTTCAGCTATATGTCAAGTTGGCTTTTCTCCATGGTAGTTGAGTGAAGATGTTTATGAGGAGCAGCCAAGAGGATATGAAAAAAAGAGCAGTTAGCATCTAGTTTACAAGTTACACAAAACCCTATATGGATTAAAGCAAGCACCACGAGCTTGGTTTAGTCGAATCGAAAAGCATATTTCATTGGTGAAGGGTTTCGGAGGTGCGATAGCGAGCATACATCATTCAAAAAGAGAAGCAGATAAGGAAAAATTATCATTGTAAGtgtttatgttgatgatttaatttttaCTCGTAATGATGAAGTTATGATGTCTGAATTTAGAAGCGTTAAAAGAGTTTGATATGTCTGACCTGAGGAAAACGAGGTTTTTTCTTGTGATTCAGGTGCTCAACTATCTGATggtatttatatatgtaaaaaGAAATATGCATTGGAAGTTTTGAAAAGGTTTGGTATGATGGAAAGTAACTAGGTGGGTAGTCCAATAATTCCAGGTTTCAAGATAAGCAGAGACGGAATTGGAGACTTTGTTGATGAGACCAACTACAAGCAGTTGGTGGTTAGTTTGATGTATCTCATTGCACTGAGACTTGACAGGGTGTTTGATATTTGTCTCATAAGTAGATATATGGCAAAACCAATGGAGATTCATCTACAGGCAACTAAGAGAGCACTTCGATGCTTAAAAGGAACTGTGAACTATGGAATTCATTATAAGAAAGGAGGAGATGGTGAGTTGTTGGCGTTTACATATAGCGACTATGCCAGATATATGGAAGACAGGAA
Proteins encoded:
- the LOC140959357 gene encoding uncharacterized protein — translated: MQSELYQGIVDSVVRGEARGSEVGKRIVLLASFIGGPRDMRRRYLDAITLVRTFGQLPQDRPDLTSRVFRAKLQDLKDQIIKKRIFGPVAAYVYVVEFQKQGLSHVHMLVILQNDYKINCVDMFDGFVSAEIPNKDSHPRLFGLVIKHMMHGPCGTLNRNNSCMIGGRCKSHYPRQFSEYYVQGLDGYPIYQRRDDSRTINVQNAELSSQWVVHYNPYLLYRYDCHINVETLVDEIKEFQDARWVSAQESMWRIYEFDLNEMSPAGKIWIERKQRKVIGRVNAASPVEGERYYLRLLLLHVRGPSSFNYLLTFNNQIYFTFKEASQSRGLLECDRRNFECLNEATTFQMPYALRRLFATILTYCEPANVQNLWDSFYKHFSEDFTRHETNDDLDVLFETLHSFDFFL
- the LOC140959972 gene encoding uncharacterized protein codes for the protein MIAMIMKKAFANIRDFAILAKISALFKLLMRELPIQRFPMVLTQFEERINMEMRESLGRNVLKHNVPASTVYDLLGSCFQEIVQGFELKTDAGLCYISHLHGKNSEKTDKFKHLKMLIVELDSFQLQKEKLVCL